One Fusobacterium perfoetens ATCC 29250 genomic window, GAAATTATATTTTTTAATCAAAAAATTTATTAAAAAGAGCATAAAAAGAAAGATAAAATTTATAAAAAAAAATGTAGTATAACATAAAATATAGAGATTTTTAAATTATAAAAAACATAAGTTAGGGTTATATTTATGAAAGTTATTAAGCACTAAATGATAAAGGAAAAACATAGTGAAAACCATATTTAGGAGTATAAAATCCTATTAAAATCATAGAAGTTCAATACTTATAATAAGAGAGTAGATTCTGTTTGAAATTTTTATATATCCTTTCTACTTAAAAAAGTTTTTTCTAAAGAAATTAAATCTAAGAATTTTAATTTTTTTGGTTTTATTATTTTTAGAATAAATATCATATTTTCTAATCATTTTAAAGTGTTTAGGAGTAATATGAGAAATTAAACGTCCAAAGAAATCTTTTAAAGGAAGAGTAATAAAATATTATCTGGTTTTTGATACCAAAATGTAATGTTTTTAGAATCAAAAAAGTAATTCTATATTTAGCGATAATTGTTTTTGCAAGATATAGACTAAGATATTTTAAATATTATTAGAATTAACATAAAATCTATTAAGATATTTTCTGTAAGTGATAGAAATTTTATTTTTAAGAGTAATAAAATTATTAGATTTAACGAAAGAAAAAATAATATCAAGAGAACATTTTTGCCAAGATTTTCTAAGAGGTCTCCAAAGATAAAAATTAAGAAATTTCCAATTACCTTTAATATTGAACCTTTCAAGAGAATAGTAGTATAAATATGAGGATTACAAAATATATCTCTAGAAAAAATATGAATATTAGTGATAACTCTAAAATTATATATCAGTTTTTTTTTAAAGAATATTTAATAGAATAAGTAAGTAGTATCAGAAAGATTTTAAAATAATTTTAGATTATTAAAGAAAAAATTTCTAATGAAACCAGTAGATAAAGGAAAAATCATACGAATCTGTGAAACATTGAGAAGTTGAGAATTAAGGGAAGAAGCACAATTTTCAGTAGAAACTTTACTTATAAGAAGAACAAAATTTAGATTTATAAGAAAAAGGTTGAATAAATTTATGAAGATAAGAAGTACAAAGGAATTAAGAGAAACTGAACTTAGAAATAGCGCAATGTAAAAAAAATTGATATTGTTAAAAATATTTTTTTCATAAAAGAAAGAATAAATATCATCTCAGTATTCAAAGAAATAGAAAAAATATATTTAAGTTTATGTTTATAGAAAGCAAGATTATTATTCATGAATTATTATATACTAAAAAAGCACGATAAAAATCGTGCTTTTTTATATATTTAGAGTTATTTACTTAAACCATATTTAATATATTTTACAATTTGAATTATAATTGTAGGAATAAAACCTAATAAATAAATTATTAGAGTTTTTATTAGATGGTTATAAATTGATATAAAGTATAATTTATAACTTTCGTGTTCTTAAAATGGAAAATAAAAATAAAAAAAAATCAAAAAAATATTGACAAATTAAAAAAATAGAAGTATAATTCTACTAAAGAAATAATTGATTAATTAGATTAACTAAATAAATTTTTGGAGGTTTTAATATGAAATATTTTTTAGACAGTGCAAAATTAAATGAAATCGAGTATGCTTATGAGAACTATGGAATTGATGGAGTCACAACAAATCCAAGACATATTATGTTAAGTGGAAAACCATTTTTAACAGTAATAGCTGATTTAGCAGCTTGGGTAAAAGAAAAAGGAATAGAAGGTTATGAAAAATTCCCTATATCTGTTGAAATAAATCCACACTTAACTAAATGGGAAGAAATGGTAGAAGAAGGAAAGAAAATAGCTGCATATTCTTCTAACTTTGTTATAAAAATTCCTTGTACAGAAAATGGGTTAATAGCTGCAAGAAAATTAGAAAAAGAAGGAGTAAGAACTAATGTTACATTAGTATTCTCACCTTCTCAAGCAATACCAGTAGGAAAATTAGATGCTAAATTTGTTTCTCCATTTGTAGGATGGAAAGAAAATTCAGGAGATGATGCTCTAAATTATATTTCTGATATTTGTGAAATTTATAGAAAACACAATTTCAATACTGAAATAATTGTAGCAGCAGTAAGAAATGGAAAACAAATAGCAGAAGCAGCTAAAATGGGAGCACACATAGTAACATGTGGATTAGATGTATACAAAGCAAGTTTTGAACATCCATTTACAACATATGGACTAGGAGTATTTACAAAAGCTTGGGACGATACAACTAAATAAGAAGCATTAAAGTTATTATAGTATTTAAAAGGAGATAAAAAATGAAAATAGGTTTTATAGGAATAGGACTTATGGGAAAACCAATGAGTACTAATATATTAAAAAAATCAGGAAGACCTTTAATGGTATTTGATTTAAATAAAGAAAAAGTAGCTGAAATGGTTAGTTTAGGTGCTGAAGAAGCTTCTTCAATAAAAGAAGTAGGAGAAAAATGTGATGTTGTAGTTTCAATGGTTCCAAAAAGTGAACATGTAATATCAGTATATGAAGAATTACTTCCAGTAGCAAAAGAAGGACAAATTTTTATAGATATGAGTACTATTGATCCTGAGGTTTCAAGAGAATTATCTAAAAAAATAGCAGAAAAGAAAGCTTCAATGATAGATGCACCAGTAGTTAAATCAGTTCCTGCTGCTGAAACTGGAACATTAGGAATTTATGTTGGTGGATGTAAAGAAACATATGAGAAAGTAAAAAATATATTAGCTTGCATGGGAAATAACATTATTTATTTAGGAGAAAATGGAGCAGGATTAGTAATGAAACTATGTCATAATACGTTAGTTTCTCAAATTCAAAATGGTGTTAACGAAATGATAACATTAGCTCAAAAATCAGGAATATCTGTAGAAGAATTTATGACAGCAGTATCTTATGGAGGAGCTCAAAACTTTTATTTAGATACAAAAGGAAAAGTAATAGCTGAAGGAAACTTTAAAACAGCTTTTTCTGTAGAAAATATGAATAAAGATGTTAATTTAACATCAACTTTAGTTAAAAAGTTAGGATTAACATTACCTGGTGTAGAAGTAGCTAAAAATGTATATGCACAAGCTATGGAATTAGGATATGGAAAAGAAGATTTCTCAGCAACTTATAAAGTTGTAAGCAAAAAATAAATTGAGGTGTAAGAATGAAAAATTTTAAAGTAATATTTGTACCTATTGGAGTTCCAACATTTCATTTAGAAAGTGCAAATGATCAATTTAATAAATCAGTAGAAATGATAAAATCAATAACAGATTGTGGAATATATCCAGAAGCTCCTTTATTATCAATAGATGATTTAAAAGCTTTTATAAAAGGAGAAAATCCAGATTTAGTTATTTTACAAAATACAACTTTTGCTAACTCTGCTTATGCAAGTGAAGTAGTAAGAGAATATGATTGCCCAA contains:
- a CDS encoding transaldolase family protein, giving the protein MKYFLDSAKLNEIEYAYENYGIDGVTTNPRHIMLSGKPFLTVIADLAAWVKEKGIEGYEKFPISVEINPHLTKWEEMVEEGKKIAAYSSNFVIKIPCTENGLIAARKLEKEGVRTNVTLVFSPSQAIPVGKLDAKFVSPFVGWKENSGDDALNYISDICEIYRKHNFNTEIIVAAVRNGKQIAEAAKMGAHIVTCGLDVYKASFEHPFTTYGLGVFTKAWDDTTK
- a CDS encoding transposase — protein: MTLPLKDFFGRLISHITPKHFKMIRKYDIYSKNNKTKKIKILRFNFFRKNFFK
- a CDS encoding NAD(P)-dependent oxidoreductase yields the protein MKIGFIGIGLMGKPMSTNILKKSGRPLMVFDLNKEKVAEMVSLGAEEASSIKEVGEKCDVVVSMVPKSEHVISVYEELLPVAKEGQIFIDMSTIDPEVSRELSKKIAEKKASMIDAPVVKSVPAAETGTLGIYVGGCKETYEKVKNILACMGNNIIYLGENGAGLVMKLCHNTLVSQIQNGVNEMITLAQKSGISVEEFMTAVSYGGAQNFYLDTKGKVIAEGNFKTAFSVENMNKDVNLTSTLVKKLGLTLPGVEVAKNVYAQAMELGYGKEDFSATYKVVSKK